The DNA window ATGTAAGTTTTAGTGTTATGCTGGCTAATGGAAAAACCAAAGGTGTATTTAATTTCGCTTACAGATTTGGAGAGAAGTTTAGCATGCCTGCTCTTCCACCGCCTCCGTTTCCAGGGGCTGGATCGTACAAACATGGGGGTAAACCGGTTATGGCTTATCCACCGCCGCCGACTGGTTATCCAGGGCCGAGCTCAGGGCATCTTAAAGGAACGTATCCGCCGCCTCCACAAGGGATGACAGGTTATCCTTACCCTCCACCTGGTGGATATCCGCCGTACGGGTACCAACAGGGTACGGTTCCGGGCTATGGGTACCAAGGATATCAACCCCCTCAGGGTGGATACGGTTACCCACAAGTGCAGCAACCGCAGAAGTCAAAGAAAGGAGGAATGGGGGCAGGGTTAGGATTGGGATTAGCTGGTGGATTATTGGGAGGAATGTTGATCGGTGATATGGTTGATGATGCTTACGAGGCTGGTGTTGAAGATGGGCTTGATTATGATTACTAATCACCGTTTTTGATGGCTTTTATTGTTCATTTGCTGTgggtttcttcttctttttttcctttttagattGTTGAGATTGTAAATGTTGAAAAGTAAATCaatgctttttttatttttgttgttgctGATTGAAATGTTGTTTGTGTAATGATTTTGTTTTTTAGTTGGTGGAGGATGAACTTGTTCTTTAATGTATGAAaactgttaacattaatggaagacaattaataatggttgtcattaacattaatgggagacaatcaataatgacaaccaccaactttgaaaaagtggcaagggataatttttttttggtccttgagataatgggctatttattgtttggtccttgaaccttaactataaataggccttttcatttctcatttcaattcatcccaaccaatctttctctcttagttttctctcttctcttatttgagaattcttaaggaattctatttgtttgtaatatcttggagatagtaaagttatcatctggtgttagtgcccgaggacgtaggtataatttaccgaacctcgttaaaactcttgtgttctttcttgtcctatttttctttcaatatttgagggtataatagtagtatttaattgtgctattaaattactgtaaaagggatattctgactaaggaaagacttggtatttaagagatcattgtgatccacctctcttccctgggaattgaactttgtgtgattttttagtacaatagtttacacgcttccgaccctattggaacaacaagtggtatcagagccgaaggttaatcgtagtatgctctgtggttgtagtttaaactga is part of the Gossypium hirsutum isolate 1008001.06 chromosome D11, Gossypium_hirsutum_v2.1, whole genome shotgun sequence genome and encodes:
- the LOC107927192 gene encoding protein SRC2, producing the protein MELRPLELRVISAKDIKDVNLFTKMDVYVVVSINGDHRTAQKTPVHKESGSNPNWNCTMKFTIDETAAHQNHHNLVFRLKSNRVFGDKEIGSVQVPIRELLDQENGNGNVDHQHVSFSVMLANGKTKGVFNFAYRFGEKFSMPALPPPPFPGAGSYKHGGKPVMAYPPPPTGYPGPSSGHLKGTYPPPPQGMTGYPYPPPGGYPPYGYQQGTVPGYGYQGYQPPQGGYGYPQVQQPQKSKKGGMGAGLGLGLAGGLLGGMLIGDMVDDAYEAGVEDGLDYDY